Proteins encoded by one window of Arachis hypogaea cultivar Tifrunner chromosome 1, arahy.Tifrunner.gnm2.J5K5, whole genome shotgun sequence:
- the LOC112789882 gene encoding uncharacterized protein isoform X4, producing the protein MDQQNQNNTPDGSGDVPLKRKRGRPRKYPRPDLEDGSYISHSYSKKLNSVSGEPAVVHPGFQGANVNQHFQRNQENDAMIGQAVSGVIEAVFDAGYLLSVRVGDSDTTLRGLVFKPGRYVPISSENDVAPGVPMIRRDEVPIPSGTAQFQNPLPKERNEQHANINRNDIHAMNGSPSLPLVPRTAAGSSNSVVTLGNNAPTVAGQTAPQIPGGSGASVAKEIPAPDGNQALTSQTSQNILSSSMQCEAVPHHQSSNLPTEELKTMRVPNAPFEQLVTEVVKRIEAPSDVMDVDTDNSKPGDKTQLKEPSCRQEEKVNDMDQPVLIRPLQAVQSHPQENTASAPQPSDFTKTGKMTQLLQDNKPENQASKAADLGSGFQLDDVRNLGT; encoded by the exons ATGGACcagcaaaaccaaaataacactcCAGATGGTTCTGGCGATGTGCCTTTGAAGCGCAAACGTGGTCGTCCAAGGAAGTACCCACGACCAGATTTGGAAGATGGTTCATATATTTCACATAGTTACAGTAAAAAGCTGAATTCTGTCAGTGGTGAGCCAGCGGTAGTACATCCTGGATTTCAAGGGGCTAATGTAAATCAACACTTTCAAAGGAATCAAGAAAATGATGCCATGATTGGTCAGGCAGTTTCTGGTGTAATTGAGGCAGTATTTGATGCCGGGTATCTGCTCAGTGTAAGAGTTGGTGATTCTGATACTACTTTGAGGGGGCTAGTCTTCAAGCCTGGACGATATGTTCCTATCTCGTCTGAAAATGATGTTGCTCCAGGTGTTCCAATGATCCGAAGAGATGAGGTTCCCATCCCTTCTGGAACTGCTCAGTTTCAGAATCCTCTCCCAAAGGAAAGGAATGAACAGCATGCAAACATTAATAGAAATGACATTCATGCAATGAATGGGTCACCGTCACTCCCTCTTGTACCTAGAACGGCAGCTGGTTCTAGTAATTCGGTTGTCACTTTAGGAAACAATGCGCCTACTGTGGCAGGTCAAACTGCTCCTCAAATACCTGGAG GGAGTGGAGCAAGTGTTGCCAAAGAAATTCCAGCACCAGATGGAAATCAAGCACTTACCTCTCAAACTAGCCAGAACATCTTGTCGAGCAGCATGCAGTGCGAAGCCGTTCCTCACCATCAGTCTTCTAATCTGCCAACTGAAGAACTGAAAACAATGAGAGTGCCTAACGCACCCTTTGAGCAGCTCGTTACAGAGGTTGTCAAGAGGATCGAAGCTCCATCAGATGTCATGGATGTTGACACTGACAACAGTAAGCCAGGTGACAAGACGCAACTGAAGGAACCAAGCTGTAGAcaagaagaaaaagtaaatgaCATGGATCAACCCGTTTTAATTAGGCCTCTACAAGCTGTACAATCTCATCCTCAGGAAAATACCGCATCAGCTCCCCAACCGTCAGACTTTACCAAGACCGGAAAAATGACACAGTTATTGCAG GATAACAAACCggagaaccaggcatccaaagcaGCAGATCTAGGATCTGGGTTCCAGCTGGATGATGTAAGGAATTTAGGAACCTGA
- the LOC112789882 gene encoding uncharacterized protein isoform X3 — MDQQNQNNTPDGSGDVPLKRKRGRPRKYPRPDLEDGSYISHSYSKKLNSVSGEPAVVHPGFQGANVNQHFQRNQENDAMIGQAVSGVIEAVFDAGYLLSVRVGDSDTTLRGLVFKPGRYVPISSENDVAPGVPMIRRDEVPIPSGTAQFQNPLPKERNEQHANINRNDIHAMNGSPSLPLVPRTAAGSSNSVVTLGNNAPTVAGQTAPQIPGGSGASVAKEIPAPDGNQALTSQTSQNILSSSMQCEAVPHHQSSNLPTEELKTMRVPNAPFEQLVTEVVKRIEAPSDVMDVDTDNSKPGDKTQLKEPSCRQEEKVNDMDQPVLIRPLQAVQSHPQENTASAPQPSDFTKTGKMTQLLQMLQDNKPENQASKAADLGSGFQLDDVRNLGT, encoded by the exons ATGGACcagcaaaaccaaaataacactcCAGATGGTTCTGGCGATGTGCCTTTGAAGCGCAAACGTGGTCGTCCAAGGAAGTACCCACGACCAGATTTGGAAGATGGTTCATATATTTCACATAGTTACAGTAAAAAGCTGAATTCTGTCAGTGGTGAGCCAGCGGTAGTACATCCTGGATTTCAAGGGGCTAATGTAAATCAACACTTTCAAAGGAATCAAGAAAATGATGCCATGATTGGTCAGGCAGTTTCTGGTGTAATTGAGGCAGTATTTGATGCCGGGTATCTGCTCAGTGTAAGAGTTGGTGATTCTGATACTACTTTGAGGGGGCTAGTCTTCAAGCCTGGACGATATGTTCCTATCTCGTCTGAAAATGATGTTGCTCCAGGTGTTCCAATGATCCGAAGAGATGAGGTTCCCATCCCTTCTGGAACTGCTCAGTTTCAGAATCCTCTCCCAAAGGAAAGGAATGAACAGCATGCAAACATTAATAGAAATGACATTCATGCAATGAATGGGTCACCGTCACTCCCTCTTGTACCTAGAACGGCAGCTGGTTCTAGTAATTCGGTTGTCACTTTAGGAAACAATGCGCCTACTGTGGCAGGTCAAACTGCTCCTCAAATACCTGGAG GGAGTGGAGCAAGTGTTGCCAAAGAAATTCCAGCACCAGATGGAAATCAAGCACTTACCTCTCAAACTAGCCAGAACATCTTGTCGAGCAGCATGCAGTGCGAAGCCGTTCCTCACCATCAGTCTTCTAATCTGCCAACTGAAGAACTGAAAACAATGAGAGTGCCTAACGCACCCTTTGAGCAGCTCGTTACAGAGGTTGTCAAGAGGATCGAAGCTCCATCAGATGTCATGGATGTTGACACTGACAACAGTAAGCCAGGTGACAAGACGCAACTGAAGGAACCAAGCTGTAGAcaagaagaaaaagtaaatgaCATGGATCAACCCGTTTTAATTAGGCCTCTACAAGCTGTACAATCTCATCCTCAGGAAAATACCGCATCAGCTCCCCAACCGTCAGACTTTACCAAGACCGGAAAAATGACACAGTTATTGCAG ATGTTGCAGGATAACAAACCggagaaccaggcatccaaagcaGCAGATCTAGGATCTGGGTTCCAGCTGGATGATGTAAGGAATTTAGGAACCTGA
- the LOC112789882 gene encoding uncharacterized protein isoform X2 produces MDQQNQNNTPDGSGDVPLKRKRGRPRKYPRPDLEDGSYISHSYSKKLNSVSGEPAVVHPGFQGANVNQHFQRNQENDAMIGQAVSGVIEAVFDAGYLLSVRVGDSDTTLRGLVFKPGRYVPISSENDVAPGVPMIRRDEVPIPSGTAQFQNPLPKERNEQHANINRNDIHAMNGSPSLPLVPRTAAGSSNSVVTLGNNAPTVAGQTAPQIPGGNIVPALLQPTNFSNGLPVSTPPSQFMAQVSVGSGASVAKEIPAPDGNQALTSQTSQNILSSSMQCEAVPHHQSSNLPTEELKTMRVPNAPFEQLVTEVVKRIEAPSDVMDVDTDNSKPGDKTQLKEPSCRQEEKVNDMDQPVLIRPLQAVQSHPQENTASAPQPSDFTKTGKMTQLLQDNKPENQASKAADLGSGFQLDDVRNLGT; encoded by the exons ATGGACcagcaaaaccaaaataacactcCAGATGGTTCTGGCGATGTGCCTTTGAAGCGCAAACGTGGTCGTCCAAGGAAGTACCCACGACCAGATTTGGAAGATGGTTCATATATTTCACATAGTTACAGTAAAAAGCTGAATTCTGTCAGTGGTGAGCCAGCGGTAGTACATCCTGGATTTCAAGGGGCTAATGTAAATCAACACTTTCAAAGGAATCAAGAAAATGATGCCATGATTGGTCAGGCAGTTTCTGGTGTAATTGAGGCAGTATTTGATGCCGGGTATCTGCTCAGTGTAAGAGTTGGTGATTCTGATACTACTTTGAGGGGGCTAGTCTTCAAGCCTGGACGATATGTTCCTATCTCGTCTGAAAATGATGTTGCTCCAGGTGTTCCAATGATCCGAAGAGATGAGGTTCCCATCCCTTCTGGAACTGCTCAGTTTCAGAATCCTCTCCCAAAGGAAAGGAATGAACAGCATGCAAACATTAATAGAAATGACATTCATGCAATGAATGGGTCACCGTCACTCCCTCTTGTACCTAGAACGGCAGCTGGTTCTAGTAATTCGGTTGTCACTTTAGGAAACAATGCGCCTACTGTGGCAGGTCAAACTGCTCCTCAAATACCTGGAGGTAATATAGTGCCTGCTTTGCTCCAACCTACCAATTTTTCAAATGGGTTGCCAGTTTCAACTCCACCGTCCCAATTTATGGCCCAAGTTTCTGTAGGGAGTGGAGCAAGTGTTGCCAAAGAAATTCCAGCACCAGATGGAAATCAAGCACTTACCTCTCAAACTAGCCAGAACATCTTGTCGAGCAGCATGCAGTGCGAAGCCGTTCCTCACCATCAGTCTTCTAATCTGCCAACTGAAGAACTGAAAACAATGAGAGTGCCTAACGCACCCTTTGAGCAGCTCGTTACAGAGGTTGTCAAGAGGATCGAAGCTCCATCAGATGTCATGGATGTTGACACTGACAACAGTAAGCCAGGTGACAAGACGCAACTGAAGGAACCAAGCTGTAGAcaagaagaaaaagtaaatgaCATGGATCAACCCGTTTTAATTAGGCCTCTACAAGCTGTACAATCTCATCCTCAGGAAAATACCGCATCAGCTCCCCAACCGTCAGACTTTACCAAGACCGGAAAAATGACACAGTTATTGCAG GATAACAAACCggagaaccaggcatccaaagcaGCAGATCTAGGATCTGGGTTCCAGCTGGATGATGTAAGGAATTTAGGAACCTGA
- the LOC112789882 gene encoding uncharacterized protein isoform X1: MDQQNQNNTPDGSGDVPLKRKRGRPRKYPRPDLEDGSYISHSYSKKLNSVSGEPAVVHPGFQGANVNQHFQRNQENDAMIGQAVSGVIEAVFDAGYLLSVRVGDSDTTLRGLVFKPGRYVPISSENDVAPGVPMIRRDEVPIPSGTAQFQNPLPKERNEQHANINRNDIHAMNGSPSLPLVPRTAAGSSNSVVTLGNNAPTVAGQTAPQIPGGNIVPALLQPTNFSNGLPVSTPPSQFMAQVSVGSGASVAKEIPAPDGNQALTSQTSQNILSSSMQCEAVPHHQSSNLPTEELKTMRVPNAPFEQLVTEVVKRIEAPSDVMDVDTDNSKPGDKTQLKEPSCRQEEKVNDMDQPVLIRPLQAVQSHPQENTASAPQPSDFTKTGKMTQLLQMLQDNKPENQASKAADLGSGFQLDDVRNLGT; this comes from the exons ATGGACcagcaaaaccaaaataacactcCAGATGGTTCTGGCGATGTGCCTTTGAAGCGCAAACGTGGTCGTCCAAGGAAGTACCCACGACCAGATTTGGAAGATGGTTCATATATTTCACATAGTTACAGTAAAAAGCTGAATTCTGTCAGTGGTGAGCCAGCGGTAGTACATCCTGGATTTCAAGGGGCTAATGTAAATCAACACTTTCAAAGGAATCAAGAAAATGATGCCATGATTGGTCAGGCAGTTTCTGGTGTAATTGAGGCAGTATTTGATGCCGGGTATCTGCTCAGTGTAAGAGTTGGTGATTCTGATACTACTTTGAGGGGGCTAGTCTTCAAGCCTGGACGATATGTTCCTATCTCGTCTGAAAATGATGTTGCTCCAGGTGTTCCAATGATCCGAAGAGATGAGGTTCCCATCCCTTCTGGAACTGCTCAGTTTCAGAATCCTCTCCCAAAGGAAAGGAATGAACAGCATGCAAACATTAATAGAAATGACATTCATGCAATGAATGGGTCACCGTCACTCCCTCTTGTACCTAGAACGGCAGCTGGTTCTAGTAATTCGGTTGTCACTTTAGGAAACAATGCGCCTACTGTGGCAGGTCAAACTGCTCCTCAAATACCTGGAGGTAATATAGTGCCTGCTTTGCTCCAACCTACCAATTTTTCAAATGGGTTGCCAGTTTCAACTCCACCGTCCCAATTTATGGCCCAAGTTTCTGTAGGGAGTGGAGCAAGTGTTGCCAAAGAAATTCCAGCACCAGATGGAAATCAAGCACTTACCTCTCAAACTAGCCAGAACATCTTGTCGAGCAGCATGCAGTGCGAAGCCGTTCCTCACCATCAGTCTTCTAATCTGCCAACTGAAGAACTGAAAACAATGAGAGTGCCTAACGCACCCTTTGAGCAGCTCGTTACAGAGGTTGTCAAGAGGATCGAAGCTCCATCAGATGTCATGGATGTTGACACTGACAACAGTAAGCCAGGTGACAAGACGCAACTGAAGGAACCAAGCTGTAGAcaagaagaaaaagtaaatgaCATGGATCAACCCGTTTTAATTAGGCCTCTACAAGCTGTACAATCTCATCCTCAGGAAAATACCGCATCAGCTCCCCAACCGTCAGACTTTACCAAGACCGGAAAAATGACACAGTTATTGCAG ATGTTGCAGGATAACAAACCggagaaccaggcatccaaagcaGCAGATCTAGGATCTGGGTTCCAGCTGGATGATGTAAGGAATTTAGGAACCTGA